The Pseudarthrobacter defluvii DNA window TGCTGCTGACGCTTGTATTGATAGTTATCGATATGAAGTATCCCCATCTATATCGATGAATGTCAATGTGTTGCATAATGGATCCATGACTTCCCTGCAAGCCCTTGAGCCAGCCGTCGACGAGGCCTGCTGTGCACCGTCAGGCCCGGCCGCGCTCAGCGCAGATGAGGCCCAACGCAAGGCCCTGGTGTTCAAGGCCCTTGCGGATCCCAACCGACTTCGGCTGCTCTCCATCGTCAAGGGCGCCGGGGGCGGGGAAGCCTGCGTCTGCGACCTGACGGAGCCGCTCGCATTGGGCCAGCCCACGGTGTCGCACCACCTCAAAATCCTGGTCGACGCCGGCCTGTTGCACCGCGAAAAGCGGGGCACCTGGGCCTACTACTCACTGGTCCCCGGAGCACTTGAGGAGACGGCGGGACTGCTGGCCTCCCTGTAAGCCCCTGCTGCATCCCTGGTAGTCCCCGGCCGCCGTCGGGCCCCACTCAGGCAGGCTGGGAGCTGAGGGCGGTCAACGCAGACAGCTTCGCTTCACCGATGGGCTCTTCGGCCAGCAGGGGTATCAGGGACACCCGGTCCGTCAGGGTGTGCACCTTCCTGATTTGCTCGATTTCGCCCGCAGCACGGGCCTGCAGGAACGGCGTCTGCGGGTGCGCCGCAGCGATCGAGTTGTTGATCACCCATGCCCATGGATGGATTCCCGCCCGTTCCAGGTCATTTTTCAACTCTTCGGCTTCCAGCACCGGGGTGGTCTCGGCCAGGGTCACCAGCACAACCTTGGTCTGGGCCGGGTCCTGGAGCCTCATGAGCGGCGTCACGAAACCCGCGGTGCCCCCCATCTGGCGGGCCATTTCCCGGTGGTAGGAACCCGTTGCGTCCAGAAGCAGCAGGGTGTGGCCCGTTGGAGCGGTGTCGATCACCACGAAGTGCCGGCGCGATTCCTGGACTGCCTTGGAGAACTGCCGGAACACCGCAACCTCGTCGTTGCACGGGGACATGAGGTCCTCAGCCAAAGCCGCACGGCCGTCGTCGTCCAAACTCCTGCCCTTGGTCTCCATCACGTGGCTTCGGTATTCCTGGATGGCCCACTCGGGATCGATGCGTGAAACCGTGAGGCCGGGGATTGAGCCATGGAGGGTTTCGCCCAGGTGGGCTGCGGGGTCGGTAGTGGTTAGGTGGACTGTATGCCCCCGTTTTGCCAGGGCGACCGCGATGGCGGCAGCGACGGTGGTCTTGCCCACGCCGCCCTTGCCCATGCACATCACCAGGCCGTGATCCTGGAGTTCCATTTCGTCCACGAGGGCGCCAAGCGGGGCGTCTTCAACGCCGGGGACCAGCGCGGAGCCGCCGGTGACTTCAGAGTCTGGTGTGGCTGCGAACAATGACTCCAGTGCGCGGATGCCCACCATGTTGCCCGGCTTCAGGTCCAGGACATCGCGGGGAAGGGCCGCAACCGAGGCGGGCATGCCCGCAAGAGCCGCCGCCTCACGGGCGCGCAGGGCCTGCGCCAGGGCCTCCCTGCCGGCAGCCTCCGGCAGGACGCCGTTGATCACGACGTAGCCGCCCCAAATGCCGATTTGGTTGAGCTCAAGGTAAGTCCGCTCAATCTCCCTCAGTGACGAGGACTGGGCGCGGCTGACCAGCACGAGCCGTGTGAGGGCCGGATCCGTGAGGACCTGGACTGCCTTGGCGTACACCTGTTTCTGCTTCTCGAGCCCCGACAGCGGGCCCAGGCAGGAGGGATCACCCTTGCCCGCCGCCAGGAAGTCTGTCCAGGAACCGGGGAGCTGCAGCAGCCGGATTGTGTGACCCGTCGGGGCCGTATCGAAGATGATGTGCTGGTATTCACCGTAGGCCAGGTCGTTGGCCAGCAGGTTGGTGAACTCATCGAACGAGGCGATTTCCGTGGTGCAGGAACCGGCGAGGCCCTCGGCGACGGCGGCCAGCTCAGCCTCGGGAAGCAGTGCCCGGACTGGCGCAAGGATCCGCTCCCGGTAGGCCTCGACGGCCTGCTCGGGGTCAATCTCCAGTGCGGAAAGCCCGGGCGCCTCAGGGATGGCCGTGACGGTGTTCCCGATTGTCATTGTGAAAACCTGCCCCACGTTGGAGGCGGGATCGGTGCTGACCAGCAGCACCGTCCTGCCGGCCCTGGCCAGGGCAAGTGCTGTTGCGCAGGCTACGGAGGTCTTGCCCACCCCGCCCTTGCCGGTAAAAAACAGGAACCGGGGTGCATTCTCGAGGAACTTCACGGCGGGACCTGACGGCAATGGCATGAGGTTCTCCCTGGCTTTCGTGGTGCTGGTACCCGGTCCCTTTGTTGGTGGCCGCTTCAAGCGTATCGATAATGATCGATGCGCAGAAGACCCATAATGGGACGCATGCACAGCCCCGTAACCATCCGCCCCATGTGCCCCGACGACTGGGACGCCGTCCACACGATCTATGCCGCCGGCATTGCCACAGGGGAGGCTACATTCGAGAGCGCGCCGCCCACCTGGGAAGCGTTCGACGGCGGCAGGTTGCCCGAGCACCGGCTCATCGCCGAGGATGCGGGGCGCGTTTTGGGATGGGCCGCGGTGTCGCGCGTTTCGTCGAGGGAGGTGTACCGGGGTGTCGTGGAACATTCGATCTACGTGGCGCCCGAAACACATGGCCGGGGCGTAGGCCGGGTGCTCCTGGACGCCTTGATCGAGTCAACCGAGGCGTCAGGTATCTGGACCATCCAGTCCAGCATTTTCCCGGAGAACACACCAAGCCTTGCCTTGCACCGGAAGCTTGGATTCCGCGTGGTGGGAACCAGGGAACGGATTGCCCGGATCAGCCATGGACCCAAGGCCGGGCACTGGCAGGACACCCTGCTCCTGGAACGCCGAAGCCGCGTGGCAGGGGCTGAGTAGCGCCTACCGCGAGGGCAGGGTCAGGATCTCGGCGCCGTCGTCGGTTATTGCGATGGTGTGCTCCGTGTGCGCCGTCCGGCAGCCGGTGGCGCTCCGGAGCGTCCACCCGTCGTCGTCCGTCACCAGCTCCGCTGTGTCCGCCATGACCCATGGCTCAAGTGCCAGCAGCAGCCCCGGCCGCAGCTTGAAGCCGCGGCCGGGCCGTCCCATGTTGGGCACGTGCGGGTCCTGGTGCATGGTGGAGCCGATGCCATGGCCGCCGAACTGTGTGTTGATGGGGTAGCCGGCGTCGGTGAGCACGCGGCCGATGGCGTAGGAGATGTCACCGATCTTGGCAGCCGGCCCGGCGGCGGCAATCCCGGCGGCCAGGGCCCGTTCGGTGGCTTCGATCATCGCCACGCTCCCTGCAGGCTGCGCATCCCCCACGAGGAAGCTGATGGCGGCGTCCGCGGCAACCCCGTTCTTGACGACGGCGAGGTCCAGGGTCAGCAGGTCGCCGTCGGCCAGTTCGTAGTTGTGGGGCAGCCCGTGCAGCACGGCATCGTTGACGCCCGTGCAGATGTAGTGGCCAAAGGGACCGCGGCCGAACGACGGCGCGTAATCCACGTAGCAGGATTCCGCCCCGGCCTCGGTGATCATCTCCTTGGTCCACTGGTCGATGTCCAGCAGGTTGGTGCCCACCGTGGCGCGGCTCTTCATGGCCTGCAGGATGTCAGCCACCAGGGCGCCGGTCTCCCGGGCACGGGCAACCTCAGCGGCATTCAGGATCTCAATCATCGGGGCGCCCTTCATCTGCGGCCAAATAGCTGTAGGGGCAATCCTATTTGTCCTTCCTCAAGCGAAGGCAAGTGCGCAACGGCAGCATTAATAGTGCTGATGACTCCGCGGGGTGGGCCAGACTCACGGAGCGGACGGGTCGCCGCTGTCGATGCCGATGGACCGGCCGCGGGCGAAATGGGCGTTCGCGATGTCATTGACTTCACGGACGCTCTTCCCCGGGTAGGCCAGCCGGATCCACTCGTAGTCCCACTCCTGCATGTCCCGTACACGGCCGGCCTGTTTCTGCGCGCGCATGTGGGCTGTCAGGTCATCACCGGCAAGGACGGGGCGGGGCGGGGCCACGAAGGGTTGCGGCTTGGGTGGTGGCACCTTGGCCGGACGGGGCGGGGCACTCGCCGTGCGGACCAGTGCCACGGTCAGCGCGACCACCCCCGCGGCAATGAGGAGCACCCACCAGTACTGGATGATGAGCGCTACGACGATGAGGACGAGGAAGGGGGCACAGCCGATGCCGCCGGCGGCCCCCGCCCCGCTACCTGAGCGGCGTCGTTTCGATGCCATGGTTCGTAATTCCTCTTGTGGCGTGATGGAACGTTAGGAACAACTCTGGCATCGGGCAGGCGCCCTGTCATGAGTACCAGGTACTCGATTTCGTCCCAGGCGGGACTCGCGGCCTGGCCTGAGGGCGGGGGCTCAGAGCACCTCAATCACGCCCATCATGCCCAGGTCCTCGTGGTCCAGGATGTGGCAGTGATAGGCGGACCGCCCCCGGAAGTCCGCGAAGGCCACCCGGACTTTCACCTGGCCGTTGGCGTGGATATTCACCACGTCGCGCCATTCTGGGGAGCCGCCGCTGTCCCCGATGACCTGCATGGGCCAGACGTGCAGGTGGAAGGGGTGGTCCATGGGGCTTGTATTGATCAGGGTCCATTCCTCCACGGAGCCTGCTGCCGCCGTCGTATCTGTGCGGGAGGCGTCGAATTCCCTGCCGTTGATGGTAAACCGCATCATCCCGCCGCCACCCATGCCCATGCCGGCGGACCGGATGATCTGCCGGCGGGCAGCTACTGGGGCCTGCCTCAGGTCCGCGGGGGACTGCTGCCTGGGGATTCCGGGCGGGGGTGCCGCCGGTTCGCCGGCAACCCGGAACGTGGCCAGCACGGTACCTTCAGTTCCCTCGACGGCACTCCCCGGGGCGGGGCCTGCGCCCATCATTCCGGCCATGGTCCCGCGGTTGTACCGGAAAGAACGCAGGACGGACTCGCCGGCGGCCGCCGTCACTAGGAGGTCCGCCCGGTTTCCGGGGGCGAGCAGCACCTCGTCCACGTCCTGCGGTTTTTCAAAGCGGCCGGAGTCCTGGCCCAGAAGTTGCAGGTACTGTCCGTCCAGCCGCAGGCGCAGGTACCGGGCCACACAGGCGTTGACGATCCGCCACCTTTCCCGCTGCCCCGGAAGCGCGCTGAACTCCGGGTTGCTTTGGCCGTTGACCAGGAGCAGATCACCTTCCCGGCCGGCCATGCGGTCCATGGCGGAGGCAGCGCGGATGCCTCCCAACTGATCCACCGAGGTGTCTGAAACCACCAGCACCCGCTCGGCGCTGGTCTCGATGCCCTGGGGGTCCTCGACGATGATCGCTCCGAACAGCCCGGCAAAGACCTGGTCTGCCACCATCCCGTGATGGTGCGGGTGGTACCAGTACAGGCCCGGAGGATGGTTCCCGGGAAGCCGGTACTCGTAGTCGAAGGAACTGCCGGGAGTGACGGTTACGAAAACGTTGTCCCCGTTGTTGTCGGGGGACACATGGAGGCCGTGCACGTGCAGGTTGGTGGGCTGGGACAGGCTGTTGGCCAGCGTGATTTTCAGGGTGTCGCCGGCCCTGAAGCGAAGGGTGGGCCCGGGAATGCTGCCGTTGTAGCCGAGTGCCGAGACCTCCCGCCCCGCGAGCTGCAGCTGGCCGGGTGCGGCTTCGAGGCGGACCTGCAGTAGCCCGCTTTCACTGTGCAGTTCCTCCGGCTGGACCAGGCCGCTTCCGATTAACGGTGCGGGCCGGGAGGACAGCGACCATACCAAGCCGGCCCCGCCGGCCGCCGTTGCCGCAGCCCCCAGTCCGCCCAGGAGCAGCGCCTGCCGCCGGCTGATGGGGCGCACTACCGGCCCTCGCCGAGGACCTTGAGCTGTTCCCGGTACTGCTCGGCCGTGAGTTCCCCGCGGGCAAACCGTTCATCCAGGATCTGCCGCGCGGTTGACGGGGGAGGGCCGTCCCGGCCCCCGCGCCCGCCAATCCCGCCGTTGCCGGTTCCGCCGCCGAACGCCCGCAGCGCCACCCAGACCAGCAGCGCGATGCCGAGCAACAGGAGAACGGCCCAGATCCACCACCAGCCACCCTGCCCGTAACCCCACATCATCGCCGGAGTCCCTTCCTAAGAGGAGTGCTCCGATTCTGCTCGGCAGGGAAGGCCACGGGTAGAGTCCGAGGTCCCAGCCCGCGCCAGCGTGCGCTCCAGCCCGGTTACTTCCGGCCGCCCGGCTCCCGGGACCGCGGCGCGCCGCTGCTTACGGCGCGCCGCGGTGGTGCTGCAACAGTAACTGGGCGGGACTGCACGGTGGACCGCCTAATCGATGTCGGTGCTGGTGCTCAGCTCCTGCCACTGGTCCAGTTCCGCCCGCTGGGCGTCCGCCACCTTCCCGAAGGCGCCGAACGCGTCCGTGCCCAGGACCAGCAGGCCCGGCGGGTTGGCGGATTCGACGACGTCGATGATCGCCTTTGCTGCCTTGTCCGGGTCGCCCGGCTGGTTGCCGTGTGCGGTGTCGTGTTCCTTGCGGCGCTTGCCGGCGGTGTCCGCGTAGTCCCCGATCGCCGTCGCGGACTGCGTGAGCGAGCGGCCGGCGAAGTCTGTGCGGAACCCGCCGGGTTCGATGGCCGTGACGTTGATGCCCAGCGGCTTCAGTTCCTGGCGGAGTGACCCGGACATGCCCTCCAAAGCAGCCTTCGTAGCCGCGTAGTAGCCGGAGCCGGCGGGCGTGATCCGGGCGCCGATGGAGGAGATGTTCAGGATGGAGCCGGACTTGTTGGCCCTCATGCCCGGGACTACTGCCTTGATCATGTCCACTGCGCCGAAGAAGTTCGTGTCGAACAAGCGCCGGATGTCGGCGTCGTCCGCTTCCTCCACGGCCGCCCGGTAACCGTATCCGGCGTTGTTCACCAGCACGTCGATGGCGCCAAAGCGATCTTCGGCCTGCTTCACCGCGGCGCTGATCTGGGCCTTGTCGGTGACGTCGAGGGGGAGGGCCAGGGAGGTGTCCGGGAAGCCGGCCGTGATGTCCTGGACGGTCTCGGCGTTGCGGGCGGTCACGACGGCGTTGTGCCCGGACGCGAGCACAGCCTCCGCGAGTGCCCGGCCAAGTCCGGTGGAGCAGCCTGTGATGAGCCATGTTGCCATTGGTATTTCCTTTCGTAGGGGAGTAAGGCGGGGCAGGCACTTAGGCCCGCTGCCGCCGTCGTGCGTTTGCTGTGAGTTCGTGCGCGCCGTAACTGTTGTCGTCCGGGTTGACCGTGACGCCGGGGGCGACGAGCTGGTCGATGCGGTCCAGCACCTCGGGGGCGAGCCTGGTGTCCGCCGCGGGAAGGTAGGACTCGAGCTGCTCCATGGTGCGCGGCCCCACGATGGCAGAGGTGACGCCGGGGTGGTTGATGACGAACGCGATGGCCAGCTCGATGAGCGTGACGCCGGCCCATTCGGCCACCTGGGCGAGCTCCTCCACGATGTCCAGCTTGCGCTGGTTGGCGGGCTGGGTCATGTCGAACCGGGCACTCGGGCGCGCCGATGAGGCGGGCCGGGACGCCGAGTCCTTGCGCCACCGGCCGGAGAGCCAGCCGCCGGCCAGCGGGCTGTACGTCAAAGTGCCCATCCCGTGCCGCTGCACCGTGGGCAGGACGTCCTCCTCAATCCCGCGGACCAGGATGGAGTACGGCGGCTGTTCGGTGACGAAGCGTTCCAGATTGCGCTCGCGGGACGCCCACTGCGCCTCGACGATTTGCGAGCCGGAGTAGGACGAGGATCCGATGTAGCGGACCTTGCCCTGGCGGACCAGGTCGGTGAGCGCGCTGAGGGTTTCCTCCACGTCGATGTCGGGGCTGGGCCGGTGCACCTGGTAGAGGTCGATGTAGTCCGTGTTCAGCCGGCGCAGCGAGTTCTCCACCTCGCGCATGATCCACCGGCGCGAGCCGCCGCGCTGGTTCGGATCCTTTTCGTCCATCGGCATGAAGAACTTGGTGGCCAGGAAGACGTCGTCGCGCTTTCCGGCGAGTGCTTCCCCGACGATCTCCTCGGAGGCGCCGCCGGAGTAGACGTCCGCGGTGTCGATGAAGTTGATGCCGGCGTCCAGGGCGCGGTGGATGATGCGGGTGGCGTCGGCGCGGTCATCGTTGCCCCAGGGGCCGAACATCATCGCGCCCAGGCACAGGGGGCTGACCTGCACGCCGGTGCGGCCAAGCGGTCGGTATTCCATTTCTTCTCCTTAGGCTTCCGGGATGACCATGGCGAACCGCTCCGGCCGGGCCACGTCCGGGTCCGGGCCGCTGCGGACGCCGGTGTCCAGGGCGTCGATCGCTGCGAGCTGGGCGGCGGAGAGCTCGAAGTCGAAGACGTCGAAGTTTTCCGCGATGCGCGCCGGGTTGGTGGACTTGGGGATGGCGGAGCGGCCCTGCTGAAGGTGCCAGCGCAGCATCACCTGGGCGGGGGTCTTGCCGTGGGCCTGCGCGACGGCGGCAATCGCCGGATCGCGCATGACGTTCTTCCGGTTCTCGCCCCAGCCGGGGTAGAAGGTGATGCCGCCGATGGGCGACCACGCCTGGGTGAGGATGCCGTGCTCCGCGTCCGTCGCCTGGACTTCCTGCTGCTGGAAGTACGGGT harbors:
- a CDS encoding ArsR/SmtB family transcription factor, with product MTSLQALEPAVDEACCAPSGPAALSADEAQRKALVFKALADPNRLRLLSIVKGAGGGEACVCDLTEPLALGQPTVSHHLKILVDAGLLHREKRGTWAYYSLVPGALEETAGLLASL
- the arsA gene encoding arsenical pump-driving ATPase, which encodes MPLPSGPAVKFLENAPRFLFFTGKGGVGKTSVACATALALARAGRTVLLVSTDPASNVGQVFTMTIGNTVTAIPEAPGLSALEIDPEQAVEAYRERILAPVRALLPEAELAAVAEGLAGSCTTEIASFDEFTNLLANDLAYGEYQHIIFDTAPTGHTIRLLQLPGSWTDFLAAGKGDPSCLGPLSGLEKQKQVYAKAVQVLTDPALTRLVLVSRAQSSSLREIERTYLELNQIGIWGGYVVINGVLPEAAGREALAQALRAREAAALAGMPASVAALPRDVLDLKPGNMVGIRALESLFAATPDSEVTGGSALVPGVEDAPLGALVDEMELQDHGLVMCMGKGGVGKTTVAAAIAVALAKRGHTVHLTTTDPAAHLGETLHGSIPGLTVSRIDPEWAIQEYRSHVMETKGRSLDDDGRAALAEDLMSPCNDEVAVFRQFSKAVQESRRHFVVIDTAPTGHTLLLLDATGSYHREMARQMGGTAGFVTPLMRLQDPAQTKVVLVTLAETTPVLEAEELKNDLERAGIHPWAWVINNSIAAAHPQTPFLQARAAGEIEQIRKVHTLTDRVSLIPLLAEEPIGEAKLSALTALSSQPA
- a CDS encoding GNAT family N-acetyltransferase produces the protein MHSPVTIRPMCPDDWDAVHTIYAAGIATGEATFESAPPTWEAFDGGRLPEHRLIAEDAGRVLGWAAVSRVSSREVYRGVVEHSIYVAPETHGRGVGRVLLDALIESTEASGIWTIQSSIFPENTPSLALHRKLGFRVVGTRERIARISHGPKAGHWQDTLLLERRSRVAGAE
- the map gene encoding type I methionyl aminopeptidase, whose amino-acid sequence is MIEILNAAEVARARETGALVADILQAMKSRATVGTNLLDIDQWTKEMITEAGAESCYVDYAPSFGRGPFGHYICTGVNDAVLHGLPHNYELADGDLLTLDLAVVKNGVAADAAISFLVGDAQPAGSVAMIEATERALAAGIAAAGPAAKIGDISYAIGRVLTDAGYPINTQFGGHGIGSTMHQDPHVPNMGRPGRGFKLRPGLLLALEPWVMADTAELVTDDDGWTLRSATGCRTAHTEHTIAITDDGAEILTLPSR
- a CDS encoding multicopper oxidase family protein; translation: MRPISRRQALLLGGLGAAATAAGGAGLVWSLSSRPAPLIGSGLVQPEELHSESGLLQVRLEAAPGQLQLAGREVSALGYNGSIPGPTLRFRAGDTLKITLANSLSQPTNLHVHGLHVSPDNNGDNVFVTVTPGSSFDYEYRLPGNHPPGLYWYHPHHHGMVADQVFAGLFGAIIVEDPQGIETSAERVLVVSDTSVDQLGGIRAASAMDRMAGREGDLLLVNGQSNPEFSALPGQRERWRIVNACVARYLRLRLDGQYLQLLGQDSGRFEKPQDVDEVLLAPGNRADLLVTAAAGESVLRSFRYNRGTMAGMMGAGPAPGSAVEGTEGTVLATFRVAGEPAAPPPGIPRQQSPADLRQAPVAARRQIIRSAGMGMGGGGMMRFTINGREFDASRTDTTAAAGSVEEWTLINTSPMDHPFHLHVWPMQVIGDSGGSPEWRDVVNIHANGQVKVRVAFADFRGRSAYHCHILDHEDLGMMGVIEVL
- a CDS encoding SHOCT domain-containing protein, which translates into the protein MMWGYGQGGWWWIWAVLLLLGIALLVWVALRAFGGGTGNGGIGGRGGRDGPPPSTARQILDERFARGELTAEQYREQLKVLGEGR
- a CDS encoding oxidoreductase produces the protein MATWLITGCSTGLGRALAEAVLASGHNAVVTARNAETVQDITAGFPDTSLALPLDVTDKAQISAAVKQAEDRFGAIDVLVNNAGYGYRAAVEEADDADIRRLFDTNFFGAVDMIKAVVPGMRANKSGSILNISSIGARITPAGSGYYAATKAALEGMSGSLRQELKPLGINVTAIEPGGFRTDFAGRSLTQSATAIGDYADTAGKRRKEHDTAHGNQPGDPDKAAKAIIDVVESANPPGLLVLGTDAFGAFGKVADAQRAELDQWQELSTSTDID
- a CDS encoding aldo/keto reductase — translated: MEYRPLGRTGVQVSPLCLGAMMFGPWGNDDRADATRIIHRALDAGINFIDTADVYSGGASEEIVGEALAGKRDDVFLATKFFMPMDEKDPNQRGGSRRWIMREVENSLRRLNTDYIDLYQVHRPSPDIDVEETLSALTDLVRQGKVRYIGSSSYSGSQIVEAQWASRERNLERFVTEQPPYSILVRGIEEDVLPTVQRHGMGTLTYSPLAGGWLSGRWRKDSASRPASSARPSARFDMTQPANQRKLDIVEELAQVAEWAGVTLIELAIAFVINHPGVTSAIVGPRTMEQLESYLPAADTRLAPEVLDRIDQLVAPGVTVNPDDNSYGAHELTANARRRQRA